The Diospyros lotus cultivar Yz01 chromosome 15, ASM1463336v1, whole genome shotgun sequence genome has a window encoding:
- the LOC127791719 gene encoding disease resistance protein RGA5-like, with amino-acid sequence LLSLRCILIWSGSNGFLLPIKQQKVVVRFCAKSSSKSRSKALTIAVGVQGVTSVTLKQDKDEMEVVGEGMDSVVLTTLLRKGVGFAELVSVASAEEKKKEETPVVVSSPCYYTYGPPYYCTNWVLP; translated from the exons TTACTATCGTTAAGATGTATATTAATTTGGAGTGGCTCTAATGGGTTCTTGCTTCCAATTAAGCAGCAAAAGGTGGTCGTCAGATTCTGCGCGAAGAGCAGCAGCAAGTCTCGCTCCAAAGCCCTCACCATTGCCGTCGGCGTTCAAG GGGTGACATCGGTGACGCTGAAGCAGGACAAGGACGAGATGGAGGTGGTGGGAGAAGGGATGGACTCGGTGGTGCTGACGACCCTGCTAAGGAAGGGCGTCGGCTTCGCAGAACTGGTGAGCGTCGCGTCGgcggaggagaagaagaaggaggagacgCCGGTAGTAGTCAGCTCGCCTTGTTACTACACCTATGGCCCGCCTTATTACTGCACAAATTGGGTCCTGCCATGA